Genomic segment of Paenibacillus polymyxa:
AGGAGAAGGCTGGGTTGCGCCAGGCCACAATTCTGTCCTGAAGGACGGTGCGGATTATTATATTGTACATCATGCGCGGGGAGAAACGGACAAGAGCTGGCCGTACCTGCATGTACGCAAAATATTGTGGACGGCAGAGGGCTGGCCGGTCGTCTCTCCGGAGCGCTATGCGGGCGAAAAGGAGCAGGATATACCCAAAAGGCTATTATCCGGCAACTGGGAGCGCATCGTGATCAGGCAGGAAGTAGACGGCCAGGTGGAAGCTGAACCGCTCCGTCTGGAAGATGGAGGACGGGCAACCAGCGGTTCTCTTGAAGGTCACTGGAGTTTTGATGGCAAGCGTACTCTAACAATGGATTGGAGCACTACATCCGCAGGAACAAAGGAAGAATTGTTATTGCTTCCTTCATGGGACTGGGAGCTTGGTCGCCATACTTTAATTTTCACGGGTATGAATGAAAAAGGAATTTCCATTTGGGGAAAACGTATCAGCGATTAATTGTTTGAACTACATACTACACATAGAGGAGAGAATAACCATGAATCAATCTGTACCCATTAATAATCCGGTCATTGAGCAACGGGCAGACCCTTGGATTTACAAGCATAGTGACGGATACTATTATTTCACCGGATCTGTGCCAGAGTATGACCGAATTGAGGTTCGACGAGCAAGTACTATTCAAGGCTTGAGTACAGCAGAGCCTGTCGCAGTGTGGCACAAATATGAAACGGGCCCGTTAAGTGCGAACATTTGGGCACCGGAAATTCATTATATTAACGACAAATGGTACATTTATTTTGCAGCAGCTCGTACAACGGAAACGAAGGAAGGCCTGTTCGACCACCGAATGTTCGTGCTGGAAAATCAATCAGCTAATCCTTTGGAAGGGGAATGGGTGGAAAAAGGACAGATCAAAACCCGTTGGGAGACGTTCGCTCTCGATGCGACAACCTTCCAGCATAATGGGGTTTTGTATTATGTGTGGGCTCAGAAAGACCCGGACATCGTAGGCAACTCCAATCTGTATATTTCAGAAATGAGCAATCCGTGGACGCTGCGCGGTGAGCAGGTTATGATCTCTACACCAGAATATGACTGGGAAGTCATCGGTTTTAAGGTGAATGAAGGAGCAGCGGTTCTGAAACGGAACGGACGGATCTTTATCAGTTATTCAGCTAGCGCCACAGACCACAATTATTGCATGGGCCTGTTGACAGCAGATGAGAATGCGGATTTACTTGATCCGAAATCATGGACGAAATCACCTGAGCCGGTATTCTGCACCAATGAGGAAACAGGACAATTCGGGCCAGGTCATAACAGTTTTACGGTTGCTGCTGACGGTAGCGATGTAATCGTATATCACGCCCGGAATTACAAGGAAATTACAGGCGACCCGCTGTATGACCCGAATCGTCATACACGTGTTCAGCCGTTCAACTGGAAGGAAGATGGAACACCTGACTTTGGTATTCCAGTACCCGATGGCGTTTCTGTTGATAAATAAGCGAAATCTATTATAGATGGTTGACGTGTCACATAGCGACGCTATAACTTTATAAAACATCGCAGAGAAATGATTTTGCTGCGTCTAACAATATCAATGAGATATCTTCGGCCTTAGGCTGGAAGGTATCTTTTTGCTTTTGGGAGGGAGAGACGTCTCGGAAACTATGGGAACTTTAAATCAGGTTATGTGAAGCCTAGAATATGTCAAGCGATTAATTGATACAAATGTTTAATATTTTCCACGAGATGGAAGCTACAAATGTATGGTAAAGTGTACTATATACAAGGTTTTATCCAAATATCCTATCCAAAGTCTCCTGTGCATACCGAATCCGAATTACACGAGGTGAGAAAAATGCTGCAATCGTTAAAAGCCATTGCTAATTACAGGAAAGAAAATGATCTGGCCTGGGATACACCGACTTGGCTAAAGCTGCTTGTTTCGGCTGAGGAGCGTATTGTTAATCTGGAACGCATTCGATCCATAGGTGAGTTAAAGGATGCCAATCCTGTACTGGATTACGTGGAGCGTACGTTGCTTATTTTGGACGGACTTCCATTGTCATTCTGGGTTAAAGAGCTACTGGAGGATGTTTTGGTATGGTCTGAGACAGCCAAAGGAGGCACAGTCCGCGAGCGGCTACGTTGGCAGCATGAGGGCATTAATTTATTTGTACATAATATCGGCTCCTCTCAACTGTATGTTAGACAGGCCCAAGCAGAGTCCCCTGCTTACCCGCGCAATAGCATGACCCGAATTCTGATTGAGACGCATGGATTGATTGGGCAATATATACGGGGAGAAATTCCTTTTGCGGAAAATCGACTGCTGCTTGAAATTACTCGTAAGGGCTGGCTGAGCCCTGAGGAACTGGAGCTTGTTTTACGGGCTCTGAACGAATGTATTATCGCCGGGGTAGAACCTGCACTATGGGACCAAGTACGCGGGGAAGTGGAGGAGCTAATCGGTTGGATTGCATGGGACAACGCACCTGTAGTCTGGAGTGTAAAGGAACGATTGAAGAGATTGCGGTCGGTTTCGATACATGCAGGGGAGCCGTTTGAGCAGGCTTACGCCGAGCTGGAGCGGGAGCTGAATGTAGAGAAGGCGCTGGCTCCGCTAGAGAATCGGACACTTTGGTATGTAGAATCCGCTTTGCAGGATTTTTCACTTCAAGAACTGGTCAAGGTATTCTTACTCACACTGAGGGATGGTACAGGACAGGAACAGCCGGCAACGGTACGGCATATCAGTTTTGAATCGCTTATGAATACGATGTATTATGACTATCGTGGTGTTAAGAAAATTAACGTATACAAAAAACGAATGATAGAAAAATACTTAAGCTCACTGTCCTGGCAGGACATTTCAAAGGGAAAACGGAAGCATAATCCTCATTTGAGTGTAACTGTAGAGCATAAAGAGGAGCTGCCAAGTACCGTATTTTTCAATTTTGTATTTTCATCAGCTGCTGAAAAACTGATCGACTTTTGTATTGAGGCAGAAAAGACGCCTCTGTATGACAAAGCAGTTTTGCTGCTGTTTGATCTGTTCGGCTTACGGCGCGATGCTTATGATCGCTTTCACAATGAGGAGACGTACCTTACAGATATGAACCAGACCGTAGATTTCAAAAGGGTCATTTTGGATTATGTGACTGGAACCCGTATATTGGATATTGGACCTGGCGGGGGCGTACTGCTGGATCTGATCGAGCAGGAAAGACCAGACTCGAAGCCGTTGGGGCTTGATATTTCTGTGAATGTGATTGAGGCGCTTAAACGTAAAAAGCAATTGGAGCACCGTCGTTGGGATGTCATCAAAGGTGATGCGCTTCAACTGGAAGAGTATGTGGAAACGGAGAGCATGGATACGGTTATTTTCTCTTCGATTCTTCACGAGTTGTATTCCTACATTGAACGAGATGGAAAAAGGTTCAATCCACAAACAGTGGAGGCTGCTCTGCGAAGCGCCTATCGTGTACTTGCACCCGGCGGGCGTATCATCATTCGTGACGGTATTATGACCGAACCAGTAGAGCAGCGCAGACGCATTCGATTCTTGGAGCCGGATGGAATGGAATGGCTGATGCGGTATGCGCAAGATTTTGCGGGCCGCCCCATTGAAATAGAGCGCGTAGGTGAGCATGAGGCTGTTTTGCCAGTAAACGATGCGATGGAATTTCTATACACCTATACATGGGGGGCGGAAGCCTATGTACATGAAGTGCAGGAGCAGTTTGGTTATTTTACCCCGTCACAGTATGAAGAGCGTATTCGTAACACACTTGGACCACAAGCGATTATCAGGGTGAGCCGCCACTATTTACAGGAGGGCTATGCCGAGGCGCTGTCCAGCCGTGTTGAGTTCATGGATGAGCAGGGCCAGCGGGTTCCTTTGCCAGACAGCACCTGTCTGATCGTGATTGAGAAGCCAAATCATAGGGATGAAGCAACTAAATGATTTTTAATTTGAACAAGAGAATGCCTTCTGAGGTGTGCCAAGCGCACTGGGAAGGCATTCTTTAAGAAAACGAATGGAGGTGCGTTCATGTCCAAGCAGGTAGTGATATCCGAATATAATTCGCAGTGGGTAGTTGAGTATACACGAGAACGAGAAAAAATGATAGAGGCCCTCGGAGACGTATGTGTCGGCGTAGAGCATATTGGCAGTACATCCGTTCCTGGTCTGGGAGCCAAGGCTATTATCGACATTATGGTTGGAGTAGAAGATTTGGCTATTATTCAATCCGAACAGCGACAGCGTTTACTAGGTATTGAATATGAATATGTACATAAGCCTGATTTTCCAGAGAGAGCTTTCTTTCGCCGTGGAGAATGGGGAGCTGGGACTCATCACTTGCATATTTACAAGTATAAAGATGAGCGTTGGGAAAACCATCTATTGTTCAGAGATTACTTAAAAGCGCATCCTGATAGCCTGCGAGCGTATGATACTTTAAAAAAAGATTTGGCGCATCAATTCAAACATGACCGTGCAGCGTATACCGAAGCCAAAGGACCATTCATTCGGCAGGTGGTTGAGCGGGCGAAGCTTGAAAGATATAGGCAGGGACAGATGAATTCTTAGTACGCATGGACACAAGGTGGAGGAATGATGAAGAATATGATGCTTGATGCACAGGTAACGCCGAATGGCTTAAAAGACAGAATGCTGCTGCTGTCAGCGCTGGACATTATATTGTCTCCAGAAGATTGGTTACGCACGTATCGTATGCAGTCTGAATGGTCTGGTGATGTGTGCCTAGGTGAGGTGAACAACGGCGCTGGAGATACGATTCATATGCTATGGACGTGTGGAGGTGTGCTGTTGAAGGGTTTTGACCACGAATCCCCTGTAAGTCCTCATGCGAGAGACGAATATGAGGTCTGGCCGGGCATGTATGACGGTGTGCCTGATGATATGATGGAGCTTTTGGAAGATGAAGCACTGGAGAAGGAGGACGTTACCTTTTGTATGTGGAGGGAAGCGGGAGATAAGGAGTGGAGTATGGGCAACACGAACTTTCCTGAGGGATATGACGATGGCTCATCCTTTTTGCTGGGGAAAATTATAGCTACACCGGAGGAATATCAGGATTGGGCTGAAAGTTACTATGAGTTGCCGATTTCTCTAGGAGTGGTAAGCCAGATTTTCAACGGCGTTCCGATCACTGCACAGATGATCTCTGCGCTTCATCCACAGCGTAACGTTACGGAAGCGATAAAGGAGCTAAAGCAGCTTGGCGTTCAAGTGCATGAAAGCTAAGAATACAGATTTGTTTTTCTTGACAAGTTTTGTATATAATACAGGAGAAATGCTGGGTTAATCACCTCGAATTAAAGGAGCTGTGTTGAAGATGTCCAAACGTTTGATTCCTTACATCACGATGGATGGAAATGCAAAAGAAGCAATCGAATTTTATAAAGAGGCATTGGATGCTCAACTGCTTTTTATTCAAACCTTTGGGGAAATGCCGGAAAACCCCGATTTTCCCATTCCCGCAGAGGTCAAGGAACGTGTGGGACATGCTACCCTTAAAGTGGGTGAGACAGAGCTCATGTTTTCTGATACCTTTCCCGGATCACCGTTTAGCAGTGGGAATCAGGTGAGCATCTGTATTACAACCGATAGTGTGGAGCAAGCTCAAAAAATGTTTGATGCTCTACAGCAAGGAGGACAGGTGGGAATGCCTTTGCAGGAAACCCATTTTAGTCCAGCTTATGGGAATGTAACAGACAAGTTTGGTGTCACCTTTCAAATGTTCACAGAGGCTCAGTCTTAAGAAATGGAAAACGGCTCGATTCCGCTACTTTAGCGATCTGGCCGTTTTTTGCATGAATGCCCTCGTTCTAGAGGTTTGGCATAACGTTAGTATTATTCAAAGAATAGCTGCATCCCTGGTGCGTCAGCAGGTCTTTCTTGAAAACCAAATTTTTTATAGAAGCTCCGCTTATCTTTTGCACTCGATAACTGGACCCACCTGATTCCGCTTGATTTACACTTTTCGAGAAGCTGAGTTAAAATCACTCGTCCCATCCCCTTGTTTTGATAATCAGGATGAACAATTAAATCACAAATGAAAGTTTGGTAGACTCCATCTGAAAGAATACGACCAAACCCAACTAAATGATCGTTCTCATAGACAGTAATCACATACCAGCTATTACAAATCGCACGGTAGAGTATTTCCGGAGTATAGATTCCATTGCTGTTCCAACCTGTGGTTTCATAGAGTGAAAAGAAATCTTTTTTACGTGGAAGTGTGCTCGTATATTCAAATGGCTTCAATAGCTATCGCTCCTTCAAGCTGACCTTTTTAAAATTAAATATGTGCATATAGTATTCTATATCTTGGCTGTTTTTCAAGCAAAGCTAGCTTTATAGAGCAACCATCTATCAGTGCCAGGTTTACAATGAACGACAAAAAAGCCCTCCAACATGCGGAATGGGCTTTTGTATTCATTAAATAAAATAAGATAAAATACGGATATCTTAGACGCCAAAATTAAAATCATCATCTGTCAGCGGCTCTACATTCATCGCCCGCACATAGCCGTTTCCTTTTTTAGAAAAGAAATCATGCTGCTTAGTGTGAGTGCTGATGCCGTTGAATACAATGGGATTAACTTCCTCTTCTTCAAACAGTGGATCAAAGCCCAAGTTCATCATGGCCTTGTTGGCGTTGTAGCGCAAAAAGACTTTCACATCGTCTACGAGTCCAATAGGAGTGTAAATTTGCTCGGTGTATTGTTCCTCGTTATTGTGCAAGTAGCGCAACAAGCCTACCAGTGTCTGATAAAGATCACGTTGTTCTTCCTCATCCAATTTTGCATAAATCTCCTGTGCCAGTACACCTACGTACACACCGTGAATACTTTCGTCCCGTAGGATCAAATCGATAATTTCCCCACTGCATGTCAACTTGCCCTGGCCCGCCAGATAAAGAGGGTAGAAGAAGCCGCTATAAAATAAATAGCTTTCTAACAGCACCGACGCTGCCATCGCGAGATACAGGTCTTTCGGTGTGTGGATATTCATATAATACTGACGAATGGTTTCTGCCTTGGTTTGGAGATGTGGATTTTCTTCCACCCAGCGGAATACACCGTCAATTTCTTCCGTGGAAGCTAGCGTTGTAAAGATGCTACTGTACGACTTGGCATGAATTTGTTCCATCATCGCCATAAAGCTTAGTACGGCTTTGCGTTGCAGTCCGTCCACATGCTCCATAATTTGCGGCATACCCACGCCGCCTTGAATGGTATCCAGTAGCGTCAATCCGCCCAGCACCTTCATGTAGGCTTCTTTTTCGATATCACTGAGGGTTACCCAGGACATTTTATCGTCAGACAACGGGATTTCATCATCCGTCCAAAATTGCATAATGTTCTGGTTCCAGAACATCAGTGTGAAATCATCGTCCGAGCGATTCCAGTTTACAGCTTGTATACCTGTCATTGTTAGCATTCTCCCTTCAGCTTGCGAGATTCCCTGGAAACAATAGTGCAGGCGAATCATCGTATGCTTGACATACGGAAGCTGTATCCGTGAGGGTCTGTCCAGTCCCGTAAAGGTCTGAACCACACGCTGGATACAGCTTCTAATGCAAAGCATCTATATCTATTCAAAATCTAATTTTTATACTACAGCTTGTTACCCTTTATGCTTTAGATGGAGCAGGTGAGGCACTCTTCCACAGACAGCTTTTTGGTGCGTGTGTAGTATAATGATTTAAGTCCTTTGTGTGCAGCGTACAGATAGCAACGTGCTAACTGACGCGTAGTCACGTCACTGTTCACATGAAGCACGGTCGAAATTCCTTGGTCCACGTGTGGCTGGATTTCTGCAATCAGATCAAGCACTTTGAACTGGTCCATTTGATAAGCAGATTTATAGAAGAACACGTTATCCTTTTGTAAATAAGGCATTGGATAGTAGGTCGTCGAATTGGCATAGGTACGGGTTTCAATCTGCTCAACAATCGGCATGACGCTGGATGTTGCATTTTGAATGTACGAAATGCTAGCAGTCGGCGCAATCGCCATACGATAGGCGTGGTACAGACCATTTTTCATCACATCTGCTTTTAATTTGTCCCAGTCCGCTGAAGTCGGAACATAGATGTCTTTGAACAACTCTTGTACACGTGCAGTTGTTGGACGATAATCTGTGTTCAGGTATCGGTCAAAATATACGCCTGTCGCATAATCCGATTCCTCAAATCCATAAAAGCTTTGTCCAGCTGCTTTAGCGATTTCCATACTTTTTTCAATGGAATGATAGTTCATCGTCATGAAGAAGGTACGGACAAAGTCCTTCGCTTCATTGCTTTCATACGCAATTTTGTTCTTGGCAAGATAGCCGTGCAGATTCATAACACCCAGTCCAACGGAGTGCATTTCACGGTTTGCTTTCGCAACACCCGGTGCATTAGCTACTTGGGTCATATCGCTGACCGAGGTGAGAGCAATCATACCCTCGTGAACGGATTCGCGGATTTTGCCATGTTCCATCACATTTACAATGTTCAGAGAAGCTAGATTACAGCTCACGTCCCGGCGGATGGTATCCTGTTGGCCGTAATCTGTAATTTCGGAAGTTTCCTGCAACTGGAAGATTTCCGTGCATAGGTTCGACATCTTGACTTGACCCACGTTTTTAAGAGCATGTGCCTGGTTCGCGTTACTTTTGTTCATGATATATGGATAACCAGACTCCAACTGAATCATGGCAATTTTCGTCAGCATGTCACGTGCGCTCATCGCTATTTTTTTCTTCACCCGATCGTCAGCGAGCAACGTATCGTACATTTCATCCAAATCCATGTCGTCCAGATGCGTTCCATAGGCTTTGAACACACTGTAAGGAGCAAATACATGCAGCGGTTCATTATCTTGAGCCAGCTTGTAAAAGCGGTTTGGCACCAGCAATCCAATAGAAAGTGTCTTGAGACGTACTCTTTCGTCAGCATTGATCTTTTTGCTATCCAGGAACTCAAGCACGTCCCATCCGAAAATGTTGTAATAGGCTGCCCCAGAGCCTTTACGTTGCCCCATTTGATCCGCATAGGAGAAACCGTCTTCCATCAGCTTCAGCACAGGCATAATGCCTTTTGCTGCGCCTTCTACGCCTTTAATCGCTTCGCCGCGTGCCCGCAGTTTCGACAGGTTGACCGCAACACCGCCCCCGATTTTGGACAACTGCATGCAGGTGTTCAGCACATAGTTGATTGAGTTCAGGGAGTCGTCCATTTCGAGCAGGAAGCAGGATACCAATTCCCCACGGCGGCTTTTGCCTGCATTCAGGAAGGTTGGTGTTGCTGGCTGGAGGCGTTGCTCCATCATCGAGCGGGACAACAGGCGTGCCGTATCGGCGTTACCGCGTCCTAAATGCAGCGCGACAGCAGCAACCCGGTCAGGGTAATGTTCCAGATAGACTTTCCGGTCGTTACTCTTCATTGCATAGTCGGTGTAAAACTTGGATGCTGCCATATAGGAAGGAAATTTAAAATTATAGCTATGAGTGATATGGAAAATATCATTAATTTCGTCAGCCGTGTAGCTGTTATAGAAATTTTCGTAATAATCATTCTCAATCATATACAGCACTTGAGCGGCTGTGTCAGCAAACTTCAAACTCCGTTCCTGAACTTCCTTCATAAACTCTGCTACAGCCTCTTGGTCTTTTTCCAATTGGAAAAAGCCGTCTGTATCGCGTTTCATCAACATGTTGTTCAATTCAATATGCCGCAACTCGGCTCACCTCCTGTTTAAAACGCTCTACATCTCCGAACGTTCCAGATAATTCAAATTTACTAATCACGGGGACATTATAATGATCGGCAATCAAATCCGCACTTTTGGCAAATTTCTCACCCCAGTTACGGTTGCCGCTTGCAGCTACACCAACAAGGTTTTGAGCATTCTTTTTCAAAAAGGAAGATACCCTCTCAGGTATCTGCCCAAACCCGGTTGTATATGTAATAAGTACGTAAGGTTCTTCTATAGTCATTTGCTCCTCGATCTGAACCGCTGGAAGCTTGAGCTTGTTTATAAATCTTTTTACATTGCCGGTCTTCGAATCATATGCAATCAGCATGGTATGCAACCTCCTTAAACAATTAACGAAAAAAGAAAACGCATTGCCTGGGATCTATTATAGATGGAATCCCTTGCTGGCTGCGCCATTTAAGATTTTGACTCTATATTTACATGTATTTTCATACCTGTATCTTCAAGATATCGGGCATAAATACGTTTTTTACACTATATTTAGAGTACATTCTCTATTTTATATCTATATATAGTTTTGTCAATCGGTCTAGAGGGGATCAGAGGACCCAGATCGGGTATAAGTCCAAGCGGGGTGCGGAAAAGAGCGAAAGAACTTTTTTTTCGTAAGTATGTTAAAAAAGTATTGGAGTTTTTGAGGGTGAAGATGTACGATTTGTCAATGGGCAATAGAATGGAAAATTTACATTTTACTGTAGAAAGGATGAAGCGAATGGGAAGTGATTTTATGGAATTTCAATCGTTTAATATGATCTTTTTTATCGTATTTGGACTCATTGCTTTTGTAATGATTATGGGAATTGTCAAAACGATAGGAGCGGGCCTGTCCAATCAAGCAGCTGAACGGGTACAACGTTCATGTAAGGTTGTGGATAAACGGACGAGAGTGCGTGGGGGATCAGGCGATTTTTCAGCTTCGACATATTATTATATCACCTTTGAGTTTGACGGGGGTGAGCGTATGGAGCTGGAGGTGAAGGATACAGACTTTGGTATGATTGTGATCGGGGATCGTGGGGAGCTTCATTATAAAGGTACACGTTTTCTGGAGTTTGTGAGAGTAATGGAAGCGTAAAGGTGTTGGCGGCGAGTTAGTATTGCCAAAACAAATACATAATTGGAGGGAAGATTACGATGCCGCATATCATTGGAAAACGAATAGTATTGAGAGAATACCGTCAAGAAGATATACCAGCTATCCGAAAATGGGTCAATGACCCGGAAATCACACGTGGTTTAAGCGACGTGTTTATCTACCCGCATTCACAGGTGAATAGCGAATCCTTTGTGCAGATGATGATTGACGGCAACCCCGAGATCAAAGGTTTTGTCATTGCGCATAAAGACACACTTGACTATATCGGACAACTGGATTTATTCAAAATCAACTGGGTGAATCGGCACGCCACCCTTGGTGTTGTGATCGGGCGTGACGGCGATCTGGGCAAAGGTTACGGACGGGAAGCGATCCGGTTGTTACAAAAATTCGCATTTCATACGCTGAATCTGCATCGGCTGGAGTTGGAGGTCTATGCGTTCAATGAACGTGCACACCGTTGCTATCTGGCCTGCGGCTTCAAGGAAGAAGGTCGGCTGCGGGAAAAGCTATTCAGGGAAGGGCAATACTATGACATTATTCAGATGGGGATTTTGCGAAGTGAATATAAGGCTGCAGAGCAAGCGACGGAGTCCTGAGAGTGCAACCTCATAAGCTATTTTACTCCGTCAGCTTTCTTCAATTTTTTATGAGTGAAATCACGGGGACTACGCTCATCCTATTTCTATTAGCTAAAGGACTTTCTCTGCAAAGTGCGAACTTCTTACTGGTTGTATTTTTTGTAAGTATTTTTTTGTTTGAGATACCCACAGGGGCGATTGCAGACAAGTATGGCAGAAAAATTTCTGTTATTTTGGGACTTTGCTGTTTTTTAGTCTACAGTGTATTGTTCGTTTGGACAGATCATATCGGGGTGCTTGTGTTCGCGCAAGTTTTTGGGGGTCTGGCTATATGTTTACAATCAGGTTCGTTAGAATCCTGGGTTGTGGAAAACAGTGATAAGCCCATGGAAGTTCTTTTTACAACCTCTAACAGTATACAGTACATTTCGGGATTTATTTGTGGTCTGTTGGGGGCCTTTCTCGCAACCTATAACTATTCACTTCCATGGGCAGTCAGTATTTTATCTATTATTGTATGCATTTTTCTATGTTCCTTTTATATGGATGAGGAGAATGTTGCTCATCGAAAGACGTCTACTACTCGCATTAAAACGATTATCGGAGAAAGCGTCCGTATCGGTTTTGAAAATAAGTCCATCTGGATTGTGTTTATGATTGGTTTATTTATCAGCTTTTCGAACTCGGCGGGGAATACATTTCAACAGCCACGTCTGGTTGGCCTTTCCGAACAAGGAATTTGGATTATGGGGTTTATCAAGGCAGGCTATTCACTATGTATGACTTTGGGAAGTTATCTAGTTCGAAAGCTAGGCGCCCGATACAGTGATGTACATATACTCATGTATGCTTGCGGGATGATTGGGATATGGCTCATTTTAGCTGGTGCGTTCAACACATTTTATCCTGTATTGCTTACCTTTTTGATCTATGA
This window contains:
- a CDS encoding MFS transporter; its protein translation is MQPHKLFYSVSFLQFFMSEITGTTLILFLLAKGLSLQSANFLLVVFFVSIFLFEIPTGAIADKYGRKISVILGLCCFLVYSVLFVWTDHIGVLVFAQVFGGLAICLQSGSLESWVVENSDKPMEVLFTTSNSIQYISGFICGLLGAFLATYNYSLPWAVSILSIIVCIFLCSFYMDEENVAHRKTSTTRIKTIIGESVRIGFENKSIWIVFMIGLFISFSNSAGNTFQQPRLVGLSEQGIWIMGFIKAGYSLCMTLGSYLVRKLGARYSDVHILMYACGMIGIWLILAGAFNTFYPVLLTFLIYEIGRGMYPVAKQIFLNKRISNEYRSTLLSLDSAISQLGMCVGLIVTGIISRNFTDLSSDQTPIQISWVMCGGIALIPIILLFYVHRVSGKSNSWKEKETKQNI